One window from the genome of Nicotiana sylvestris chromosome 9, ASM39365v2, whole genome shotgun sequence encodes:
- the LOC104241270 gene encoding E3 ubiquitin-protein ligase BRE1: MESAAGGSGNSSSLRTLMFNDKIDTPNLGDFLRVKENNNNTTAGLTLGAVLSNKPECSSSSSPVHSSNRTLLDIIQEDPNSSRKTRKTWKHFRNKLRLKRAADTWTSNISIQQGNNNPIVMSRRLSPRSPPPLDDVTYQEDLPVENFGQREISASGSQRILRRISSRNETAEEEESEGENAGGDEPVRMSLMALLAENDGDGSAYMIGDGDEEEDEEEEEVDDNGVPGAGVGAGAVGEYNNCCVCMVRHKGAAFIPCGHTFCRLCCRELWVQRGNCPLCNNLILEVLDIF; this comes from the coding sequence ATGGAAAGCGCCGCTGGTGGCAGCGGCAACAGTAGTAGCCTAAGAACATTGATGTTCAATGATAAAATTGATACTCCTAACCTCGGAGACTTCCTCAGAGTCaaagaaaacaacaacaataCTACAGCAGGTCTTACGTTAGGCGCTGTGTTGAGCAACAAACCAgaatgttcttcttcttcttcccctgTCCATTCCTccaacagaactcttcttgataTCATTCAAGAGGATCCCAACAGCAGCAGAAAAACTCGAAAAACTTGGAAACATTTCAGGAACAAACTCCGTCTTAAACGTGCTGCCGACACATGGACTTCTAACATTTCCATTCAACAGGGTAATAACAATCCGATAGTTATGTCTCGGAGGTTGTCCCCTCGGTCACCTCCTCCCCTCGATGATGTTACTTACCAAGAGGACCTGCCCGTTGAAAATTTCGGTCAGCGGGAGATTTCGGCATCTGGGTCACAAAGAATATTGCGAAGAATTTCGAGCAGAAATGaaactgcagaagaggaagaaagTGAAGGGGAAAATGCTGGAGGAGATGAACCGGTGAGGATGTCATTAATGGCGTTATTAGCAGAGAATGATGGAGATGGGTCAGCTTATATGATAGGAGATGGagacgaagaagaagatgaagaggagGAAGAGGTTGATGATAATGGAGTTCCCGGCGCCGGTGTCGGTGCCGGTGCGGTCGGAGAATATAACAACTGTTGTGTTTGTATGGTGAGACATAAGGGTGCTGCGTTTATACCATGTGGACATACATTTTGCAGGTTGTGTTGTAGGGAGCTTTGGGTTCAAAGGGGTAATTGTCCTCTCTGCAACAATTTGATTTTGGAAGTTCTCGACATTTTCTGA